A DNA window from Lachancea thermotolerans CBS 6340 chromosome G complete sequence contains the following coding sequences:
- the ECM15 gene encoding Ecm15p (highly similar to uniprot|P35195 Saccharomyces cerevisiae YBL001C ECM15 Non-essential protein of unknown function, likely exists as tetramer, may be regulated by the binding of small-molecule ligands (possibly sulfate ions), may have a role in yeast cell-wall biogenesis) — translation MVKIACLADVCMVPLGTASPSISDFVAAIEKKIRESHLKSTLHSAGTTIEGPWDEVTNLIGEIHEYAHEIGYVRVHTDIRIGTRSDKVQTAQDKMDVVLEKLSR, via the exons ATGGTCAAAATTGCTTGCCTAGCAGACGTTTGCATGGTTCCA TTGGGAACCGCATCTCCAAGTATTTCCGACTTTGTCGCTGCTATCGAGAAAAAGATTCGCGAGAGCCACTTGAAGAGCACACTCCACAGTGCTGGTACAACAATCGAAGGCCCATGGGATGAGGTCACCAACCTCATTGGCGAAATCCACGAGTACGCTCACGAAATTGGTTACGTCAGAGTCCACACTGACATCAGAATCGGAACGAGGAGCGATAAGGTCCAAACTGCCCAAGACAAAATGGATGTTGTCTTAGAAAAGCTAAGTAGATGA
- the HTB2 gene encoding histone H2B (similar to uniprot|P02293 Saccharomyces cerevisiae YDR224C HTB1 One of two nearly identical (see HTB2) histone H2B subtypes required for chromatin assembly and chromosome function Rad6p-Bre1p-Lge1p mediated ubiquitination regulates transcriptional activation meiotic DSB formation and H3 methylation and similar to YBL002W uniprot|P02294 Saccharomyces cerevisiae YBL002W HTB2 One of two nearly identical (see HTB2) histone H2B subtypes required for chromatin assembly and chromosome function; Rad6p-Bre1p-Lge1p mediated ubiquitination regulates transcriptional activation, meiotic DSB formation and H3 methylation), producing the protein MAPKAEKKPASKAPAEKKPAAKKTASSVDANKKRTKVRKETYSSYIYKVLKQTHPDTGISQKSMSILNSFVNDIFERIASEASKLAAYNKKSTISAREIQTAVRLILPGELAKHAVSEGTRAVTKYSSSTQA; encoded by the coding sequence ATGGCcccaaaagctgaaaagaaACCTGCCTCTAAGGCTCCCgctgaaaagaagccaGCTGCCAAAAAGACTGCGTCTTCCGTCGATGCtaacaagaagagaacaaAGGTTAGAAAGGAAACATACTCCTCTTACATTTACAAAGTCCTAAAGCAGACACATCCTGACACTGGTATCTCGCAGAAGTCGATGTCgattttgaactcttttgTCAATGACATTTTCGAAAGAATTGCCTCTGAGGCCTCAAAATTGGCGGCCTACAACAAGAAATCAACGATCTCTGCCAGAGAGATCCAAACTGCTGTTAGACTGATCTTGCCGGGTGAGTTGGCCAAGCATGCAGTGTCTGAAGGTACAAGAGCTGTTACTAAATACTCCTCTTCCACCCAGGCCTAA
- the HTA2 gene encoding histone H2A (similar to uniprot|P04911 Saccharomyces cerevisiae YDR225W HTA1 One of two nearly identical (see also HTA2) histone H2A subtypes core histone required for chromatin assembly and chromosome function DNA damage- dependent phosphorylation by Mec1p facilitates DNA repair acetylated by Nat4p and similar to YBL003C uniprot|P04912 Saccharomyces cerevisiae YBL003C HTA2 One of two nearly identical (see also HTA1) histone H2A subtypes; core histone required for chromatin assembly and chromosome function; DNA damage-dependent phosphorylation by Mec1p facilitates DNA repair; acetylated by Nat4p), with product MSGGKGGKAGSAAKASQSRSAKAGLTFPVGRVHRLLRRGNYAQRVGSGAPVYLTAVLEYLAAEILELAGNAARDNKKTRIIPRHLQLAIRNDDELNKLLGNVTIAQGGVLPNIHQNLLPKKSAKPEKASQEL from the coding sequence ATGTCCGGTGGTAAAGGTGGTAAGGCTGGCTCTGCGGCTAAGGCTTCCCAATCCAGATCTGCTAAGGCTGGTCTAACGTTCCCAGTCGGTAGAGTACACAGGCTTCTAAGAAGAGGCAACTATGCCCAGAGAGTTGGTTCTGGTGCTCCAGTCTACTTAACTGCCGTCTTGGAGTACTTGGCTGCCGAAATTCTGGAATTGGCCGGTAACGCTGCTAGAGacaacaagaagaccagAATTATCCCACGTCACTTGCAGTTGGCCATCAGAAACGATGACGAACTTAACAAATTATTGGGCAATGTGACTATCGCTCAAGGTGGTGTCTTGCCAAACATTCACCAAAATttgcttccaaagaaatctGCCAAGCCAGAGAAGGCTTCGCAAGAGTTGTAA
- the RMD1 gene encoding Rmd1p (similar to uniprot|Q05210 Saccharomyces cerevisiae YDL001W RMD1 Cytoplasmic protein required for sporulation), with the protein MSRPEREPLLAATGGAGRSKNSPSADIPIVQGNKLNAPKASKIGAQRTSRTAQKLKLLPEEPFNRPEDLLLGNADRDVYSQVNRITDTPARRDAEKLGKGQRHLLPRVTAYCTSSAYNMKELVRWLKGCKKAHHTHPKLFDECLFTPFIYTDWRGDKRFKDEDVIRLDDEGGEINVSDKQPDLFIFEYGVIVMWGFTEREEKAFLNDVEKFEKEKLAEEDVQVEQFNYYITQSYQPRIYNDFITLRDGSNYMVKLSISHAIAQSVKISLFEELVDNTIEDTQDIPQQIASSGKVSMGKADIMKSIGELFILRININLHGSVLDSPEIMWSEPQLEPIYHATRGYLEINQRVALLNQRLEVISDLLQMLKEQLGHSHEEYLEFIIIVLVGVEVLISLINIVVDLLSEAR; encoded by the coding sequence ATGTCGCGGCCAGAACGAGAGCCTTTACTGGCTGCTACAGGCGGAGCAGGCCGCTCGAAGAACTCACCAAGCGCAGATATCCCCATTGTTCAAGGAAACAAATTAAATGCTCCTAAGGCTTCCAAGATTGGCGCCCAGAGAACCTCTCGGACAGCGCAGAAGTTGAAACTCCTCCCCGAAGAACCATTTAATAGACCGGAAGACTTGCTTTTGGGTAACGCAGACCGAGACGTTTATTCTCAGGTCAATAGAATCACTGATACCCCTGCCCGGAGAGATGCCGAAAAGCTAGGAAAGGGTCAACGGCACCTTCTCCCTAGGGTGACCGCGTACTGTACATCAAGCGCATACAATATGAAGGAACTGGTACGATGGTTGAAGGGCTGCAAGAAAGCGCACCATACCCATCCAAAGTTATTTGATGAGTGCTTATTTACCCCGTTCATCTACACCGATTGGAGAGGAGATAAAAGATTTAAAGACGAAGATGTAATAAGGTTGGACGACGAGGGAGGAGAAATCAATGTCAGCGACAAACAACCAGACTTGTTCATATTTGAGTACGGTGTTATCGTCATGTGGGGCTTCACCGAACGAGAGGAGAAGGCGTTCTTGAatgatgttgaaaagtttgagaaagagaaactgGCAGAGGAGGATGTGCAAGTGGAACAGTTCAATTACTACATTACGCAAAGCTATCAGCCCAGAATTTACAACGATTTCATAACATTGAGGGATGGATCCAACTATATGGTTAAACTTTCCATTTCCCATGCTATTGCACAAAGCGTGAAGATCTCGCTATTCGAAGAGTTAGTGGATAACACGATAGAAGATACTCAAGACATTCCTCAGCAAATCGCATCGAGCGGTAAGGTATCCATGGGTAAGGCGGATATTATGAAAAGCATAGGAGAGCTCTTCATTCTCAGGATCAACATCAACCTACATGGGTCGGTGCTGGATTCGCCTGAGATCATGTGGTCAGAGCCGCAACTCGAGCCCATATACCACGCCACAAGAGGTTATTTGGAAATCAATCAAAGAGTGGCGTTGCTCAATCAAAGGCTAGAGGTCATCTcagatcttcttcagatgCTGAAGGAGCAGCTTGGCCATTCACACGAAGAATACTTGGAATTTATCATCATAGTGCTGGTCGGGGTTGAAGTTTTAATTTCGCTCATAAATATCGTCGTGGACCTTCTCTCAGAAGCTCGCTAA
- the NHP10 gene encoding Nhp10p (similar to uniprot|Q03435 Saccharomyces cerevisiae YDL002C NHP10 Protein related to mammalian high mobility group proteins likely component of the INO80 complex which is an ATP-dependent chromatin-remodeling complex), with amino-acid sequence MSDADLKRSLGDLQESNQVLALAVQRTRLAVKRLRLEYGTLLERLESRIDKDPELCYEDPLPSLESFKSQILEDAPKSRTKKKKGKERDPNLPKRPTNAYLLFCEMNKEKMKQSSGANDVSKALTDAWKGLDENARRPYYDLYNEDRDRYQREMQAYAQSKTEDRKPLKKGEEEDEDEIEEDDDTDETQPDVDATTDLPTSEA; translated from the coding sequence ATGTCGGATGCTGATCTAAAAAGGTCACTAGGAGATCTGCAAGAAAGCAACCAAGTTCTGGCTTTGGCAGTCCAAAGGACAAGGCTTGCCGTCAAGCGATTACGTCTCGAATACGGCACTTTACTGGAGAGACTAGAAAGCCGAATTGATAAAGACCCCGAGCTGTGTTACGAGGACCCTCTTCCATCTCTGGAAAGCTTTAAGTCTCAGATATTAGAGGATGCCCCAAAGTCAAGAActaagaagaagaagggcaaAGAGAGGGATCCAAATCTTCCCAAACGCCCAACCAACGCTTACCTTCTATTCTGTGAaatgaacaaagaaaaaatgAAACAAAGCTCAGGCGCAAACGACGTGTCCAAAGCTCTCACAGATGCATGGAAAGGTTTAGATGAAAATGCCAGAAGACCATATTACGATTTATATAATGAGGACCGCGACCGCTATCAAAGAGAAATGCAAGCATATGCACAAAGTAAGACAGAAGATCGAAAGCCGTTGAAGAAAGgagaggaagaagatgaagacgaaatcgaagaagatgatgatacGGACGAAACTCAACCGGACGTAGATGCAACGACAGACTTGCCCACAAGCGAGGCTTGA